One genomic region from Mesorhizobium terrae encodes:
- a CDS encoding MurR/RpiR family transcriptional regulator, producing MPGTVRQRLTESLQKGSRGGRSIATYMLANLSELPFETAMTVAEKVGVSELTVGRFCRSLGYQHFKDLKADLKTDIADSPWLIGDRLREFQATSKKGSSDLARSLELEMAALVKVYELARSAQFKAAVDRLAARERIFIVGFQSERGIAVTMAQLLQYVREGVQLIDHSAGNFSEVLLADPAKTALVMFDARRYSRQAALLARRATDAGVPVTLITDQFCDWAHGSTSEVFALPSEINLFWDTNGPMLSLVHLMLNGVIGELGADVEARLDRMSELYGDFVGHAGRPER from the coding sequence ATGCCGGGAACAGTGCGCCAGCGACTGACCGAAAGCCTGCAAAAGGGCTCGCGCGGCGGCCGTTCGATCGCGACCTACATGCTGGCCAATCTCAGCGAGCTGCCCTTCGAGACGGCGATGACCGTGGCCGAGAAAGTGGGCGTCAGCGAACTGACGGTCGGCCGCTTCTGCCGCTCGCTCGGCTACCAGCACTTCAAGGATCTCAAAGCCGACCTGAAGACGGACATTGCCGACAGCCCGTGGCTGATCGGCGACCGGCTGCGCGAATTCCAGGCGACCAGCAAGAAGGGCAGCAGTGACCTTGCCAGAAGCCTGGAGCTGGAGATGGCGGCGCTGGTCAAGGTCTATGAGCTGGCGAGGTCAGCGCAGTTCAAGGCGGCCGTCGACCGGCTTGCCGCCCGTGAGCGCATCTTCATCGTCGGTTTCCAGAGCGAGCGCGGCATCGCCGTCACCATGGCGCAGCTTCTGCAATATGTGCGCGAGGGTGTGCAGCTCATCGATCATTCCGCCGGCAATTTTTCCGAGGTGTTGCTGGCCGATCCGGCAAAGACGGCGCTCGTGATGTTCGATGCCCGGCGCTATTCGCGCCAGGCCGCCCTCCTGGCCCGTCGGGCGACGGACGCCGGGGTGCCGGTTACGCTCATCACCGACCAGTTCTGCGACTGGGCGCATGGCAGCACGTCCGAGGTCTTCGCGCTGCCTTCGGAAATCAATCTTTTCTGGGACACCAACGGACCGATGCTTTCGCTTGTCCACCTCATGCTGAACGGCGTCATCGGCGAGCTCGGCGCCGATGTCGAGGCACGGCTCGATCGCATGTCGGAGCTTTACGGCGACTTCGTCGGCCACGCCGGCCGACCGGAGCGCTGA
- a CDS encoding ABC transporter substrate-binding protein, protein MKLKLVSLAAMLLLASPSYLMAQEKGGVINVATIGEPPTLDPMTSTADLVGIVTQHIFETLYTFDKKWGVTPLLAEALPAISADGKTMTIKLRQGIKFHDGSDMDSADVVASLNRWIKLASRGKQAGNFIASITATDPSTVTIALKQPYAPLTSLLAFNNSAAIIIPSEKQADTMTEFVGTGPYMLKERKADQYIQLVRFDGYKARSEASDGYGGARHAYLDEIRFVPVPDANTRVESAVSGQYDYVDSLPVESFDKLKGATATHPILLKPFGYPVFIFNTAEGSAKNIEVRKAIRQALSMEDMLAAAFGSTDFYALEGSIYPSNFAWSTDAGVKGNYNVADPEGAKAAAAAAGYKGEPVRILTSRQYEFHYKMAQVAAEYLKQAGFNVDLQVVDWATLTQRRAEKGLWDIYITHSPFLPEPALIGSLSTTAPGWWDTPERKAAVDAFTAEVDPAKRVALWADVQKVIYGDVPFIKIGNFNAVGSISNKLEGVDPAPWPYFWNASIKK, encoded by the coding sequence ATGAAGCTGAAACTTGTATCCTTGGCTGCCATGCTTTTGCTGGCCTCGCCAAGCTATCTCATGGCGCAGGAAAAGGGGGGCGTGATCAACGTCGCCACCATTGGTGAGCCGCCGACGCTCGATCCGATGACGTCCACCGCCGACCTGGTAGGCATCGTTACCCAGCACATATTCGAGACGCTCTATACATTCGACAAGAAGTGGGGCGTGACGCCGCTTCTGGCAGAGGCGCTGCCAGCGATCAGCGCTGACGGCAAGACCATGACCATCAAGCTGCGCCAGGGCATCAAGTTCCATGACGGTTCGGACATGGATTCGGCTGACGTCGTCGCCTCGCTGAACCGCTGGATCAAGCTCGCCTCGCGCGGCAAGCAGGCCGGCAACTTCATCGCCTCGATCACCGCGACCGATCCGTCGACCGTCACCATCGCGCTCAAGCAGCCCTACGCGCCGCTGACCTCGCTTCTCGCCTTCAACAACTCAGCCGCCATCATCATTCCGTCCGAGAAGCAGGCCGATACGATGACCGAATTCGTCGGCACCGGCCCCTACATGCTGAAGGAACGCAAGGCCGATCAGTACATCCAGTTGGTGCGCTTCGACGGCTACAAGGCGCGCTCCGAAGCCAGCGACGGTTACGGCGGCGCCCGCCATGCCTATCTCGACGAGATCCGTTTTGTGCCGGTGCCGGACGCCAACACCCGCGTCGAGTCCGCCGTCTCCGGCCAATATGATTATGTCGACTCCCTGCCGGTGGAATCATTCGACAAGTTGAAGGGGGCAACTGCGACGCACCCCATCCTGCTGAAGCCGTTCGGCTATCCGGTGTTCATCTTCAACACGGCCGAGGGTTCGGCGAAAAACATCGAGGTGCGCAAGGCGATCCGCCAGGCGCTCAGCATGGAAGACATGCTGGCGGCGGCCTTCGGCAGCACCGACTTCTATGCGCTCGAGGGCAGCATCTATCCGTCGAACTTTGCCTGGAGCACCGACGCCGGCGTTAAGGGCAACTACAACGTCGCTGACCCGGAGGGTGCCAAGGCAGCGGCCGCCGCCGCCGGCTACAAGGGCGAGCCGGTCCGCATCCTGACCAGCCGCCAATACGAGTTCCACTACAAGATGGCGCAGGTCGCCGCTGAGTATCTCAAGCAGGCCGGCTTCAATGTCGACCTGCAAGTAGTGGATTGGGCGACACTGACCCAGCGCCGCGCCGAGAAGGGCCTGTGGGACATCTACATCACCCACAGCCCGTTCCTGCCGGAGCCGGCGCTGATCGGTTCGCTGTCGACCACCGCTCCCGGCTGGTGGGACACGCCGGAACGCAAGGCTGCGGTCGATGCCTTCACCGCCGAGGTCGACCCGGCCAAGCGCGTGGCGCTCTGGGCCGACGTGCAGAAGGTCATTTACGGCGACGTGCCGTTCATCAAGATCGGCAATTTCAATGCCGTGGGTTCGATTTCCAACAAGCTTGAAGGCGTCGACCCGGCCCCGTGGCCGTACTTCTGGAACGCTTCGATCAAGAAGTAA
- a CDS encoding serine hydrolase domain-containing protein: MDVMKEPGSAAELERYLHAEIEAHEIPGLGVTIVRDGEILHLGGYGLANIEHRVAATADTIFHSGSTGKMFTAAAILILLQDGLLDIDHPVDRYLTEVPRSWADMTIRHLLSMTSGFGNFADVFAPAPIENNVVPVNLWQDHSDEQLLALASMSPLAFAPGESYLYSNISYIVASLVVRRITGKPYYASLRERLFAPAGMASAREASSHDIVLNRASGYSRHSGALRNSHWTAPTMLRTGDGGLYFSPRDIARWFIELDRPRVFRSETIAAMFEPTLTSDGRPAINGYGLGWQNSEIRGHRKIRHGGTWDGFRAELARFPDQRLSVAVLANIDSAQVARIAHKVAGFFDGAVAPHEPVADSKPALTSRDAMLIKAIARRSATSEAFSEECWRLWSDKWFDQLIAESESDLGVANMELIEDAGDRRHYRLATGRYHMHWTVDRQADGRIAAMRFHME; encoded by the coding sequence ATGGACGTGATGAAGGAACCCGGCTCGGCCGCCGAGCTGGAACGATATCTCCATGCCGAAATCGAGGCGCATGAAATCCCCGGGCTAGGGGTAACAATCGTCCGGGACGGAGAGATCCTGCACCTCGGCGGCTACGGTCTCGCCAATATCGAACACAGGGTCGCGGCCACGGCCGACACCATTTTCCACTCGGGTTCGACCGGCAAGATGTTCACTGCCGCTGCCATCCTGATCCTGTTGCAGGACGGACTGCTCGATATCGACCACCCAGTGGACCGCTACCTGACCGAGGTGCCCAGGAGCTGGGCGGATATGACCATCCGTCACCTGCTGTCGATGACCAGCGGCTTCGGCAATTTCGCCGATGTCTTTGCACCGGCGCCAATCGAGAACAACGTCGTTCCGGTCAACCTCTGGCAGGACCACAGCGACGAGCAGTTGCTGGCGCTCGCCAGCATGTCGCCGCTCGCCTTCGCCCCTGGCGAGAGCTACCTCTATTCCAACATCAGCTACATCGTCGCGTCGCTGGTGGTCCGGCGCATCACGGGCAAGCCCTATTACGCCTCGCTCCGGGAAAGACTGTTTGCGCCCGCAGGCATGGCAAGCGCGCGCGAGGCCAGCAGTCACGACATCGTCCTGAACCGCGCCAGCGGCTACAGCCGCCATTCGGGCGCGCTGCGCAATAGCCACTGGACAGCACCGACCATGCTGCGCACCGGCGACGGCGGGCTTTATTTCTCGCCGCGCGACATCGCCCGCTGGTTCATCGAACTGGACAGGCCGCGAGTGTTCCGGTCCGAGACGATTGCCGCGATGTTCGAGCCGACGCTGACGTCGGATGGCCGCCCCGCCATCAACGGCTACGGCTTGGGCTGGCAGAATTCCGAGATACGCGGCCACCGCAAGATCAGGCATGGCGGCACCTGGGACGGGTTCCGCGCCGAACTCGCCCGCTTCCCCGATCAGCGGCTTTCGGTGGCGGTGCTGGCCAACATAGACTCCGCCCAGGTCGCGCGCATCGCCCACAAGGTCGCCGGGTTCTTCGATGGCGCGGTCGCCCCTCACGAGCCCGTCGCTGACAGCAAACCGGCGCTCACGAGCCGCGACGCGATGCTCATCAAGGCGATTGCAAGACGCAGCGCCACATCGGAGGCGTTCAGCGAGGAATGCTGGCGGTTGTGGTCCGACAAGTGGTTCGACCAGTTGATTGCCGAAAGCGAATCCGATCTCGGCGTGGCGAACATGGAGCTCATCGAAGACGCCGGCGACCGCCGCCACTATCGCCTCGCCACCGGCCGCTACCACATGCACTGGACCGTCGACCGGCAAGCCGACGGCCGCATCGCGGCGATGCGTTTTCACATGGAATAG
- a CDS encoding MurR/RpiR family transcriptional regulator, with product MNTATNAEKALANYMLANLSGVPFETSATLASKVGVSEPTVGRFCRALGYARFKDLKEDLRDNIGTQPWLAGDRLKEFRDRSQNGDALARSLELEIAALLRIYEIANTKEWHRAVKRLASTPQMFVAGFQTERGIAQYFANQMQYLRPGVQMADVAGGNFSEILLSPPKSTCLVMFEARRYSRLTLFLAREAQKAKIPITLVTDAFCDWGRDVVDEMFVVPTEFGMFWESTAQMASLGNLLINGVFNELGVTVEGRMNKVSELHGKITGYVGD from the coding sequence TTGAACACCGCCACCAATGCGGAGAAAGCGCTCGCCAACTACATGCTGGCAAATTTGAGCGGGGTGCCTTTCGAGACATCTGCGACCCTGGCCAGCAAGGTCGGCGTCAGCGAGCCGACTGTCGGGCGATTTTGCCGCGCGTTGGGCTATGCGCGTTTCAAGGACCTGAAGGAGGACCTCAGGGACAACATCGGAACCCAGCCCTGGCTGGCGGGTGACCGGCTGAAGGAATTTCGCGATCGCAGCCAGAACGGCGACGCTTTGGCGCGCAGCCTGGAACTGGAGATCGCAGCTCTCCTGAGGATCTACGAGATCGCGAACACGAAGGAGTGGCACCGCGCGGTCAAGCGCCTGGCAAGCACGCCCCAGATGTTTGTCGCGGGGTTCCAGACCGAGCGAGGCATCGCGCAGTATTTTGCCAACCAGATGCAGTACCTTCGGCCCGGTGTTCAGATGGCTGACGTTGCCGGCGGCAACTTCAGCGAAATCCTGCTGAGCCCGCCCAAATCCACCTGCCTGGTGATGTTCGAGGCTCGCCGCTACTCGCGGCTGACGTTGTTCCTGGCGCGGGAAGCGCAGAAGGCGAAGATCCCGATTACCCTGGTCACGGATGCTTTCTGCGATTGGGGACGTGACGTGGTCGACGAAATGTTCGTCGTGCCCACCGAGTTCGGCATGTTCTGGGAATCGACTGCCCAGATGGCCAGCCTTGGCAACCTGCTCATCAACGGGGTGTTCAATGAACTCGGCGTCACCGTCGAAGGGCGCATGAACAAGGTCTCCGAGCTTCACGGAAAGATCACAGGCTATGTCGGCGACTAG
- a CDS encoding ABC transporter substrate-binding protein has protein sequence MNRREFLASASLFSLVAVVGSLTPAVATEAEAVVVLARQEQGAASYDPVRAVTLNMAAGLIYDRLVEQAADQSYHPHLAESWEVSPDGLNWTFKLRKGVSFTDGEPFNAATIVWWIPKFRGTENEYMVDAIDKVEALDEHMVRFALKRPEPNLIFNLAMMNMGIPSPKAFDAAGTDYGVIQAVGTGPYKLESFVVGQETVLVANEDYAWSSPLTENKVAPYIKRLTVREIPDASTAFLELRTGGVDMLLDVPTDFLPQFRSEADLDMRDLPGYGITFVAINTRAAPFTDIRVRQAIALAIDQGAILKSVYGGVGKEAHQLLVSSLPESKVDPATEIRNDSTRSAKLLDEAGWTLGADSIRSKDGKPLQVKLWARADTEYRRTAEIIQAQLKAVGIGIEITVFDAGTYRDQFRKPERELVLQPYSWTNADILDWFFSAKRLDSWNLSMWDEPKSEELHDLAMYGSKTWDERVENFRKYHAHLLANFVAAPVHEPAQTMAFNKTRLIAPETFRAPYSIVDIRPAQ, from the coding sequence ATGAACCGCCGTGAATTCCTTGCTTCGGCATCGCTGTTTTCGCTTGTTGCAGTGGTGGGGTCGCTGACGCCTGCAGTGGCAACCGAAGCAGAGGCCGTCGTCGTGCTTGCCCGCCAGGAACAAGGAGCCGCCAGCTACGACCCGGTCCGCGCGGTGACCCTGAACATGGCCGCCGGCCTGATCTACGATCGCTTGGTCGAGCAGGCTGCCGACCAATCCTATCATCCCCATCTCGCCGAATCCTGGGAGGTCAGCCCGGATGGACTGAACTGGACCTTCAAGTTGCGCAAGGGTGTCAGCTTCACGGATGGCGAGCCGTTCAACGCCGCGACTATCGTCTGGTGGATCCCCAAATTCAGGGGCACCGAAAACGAGTACATGGTCGACGCCATCGACAAGGTCGAGGCCCTGGACGAGCACATGGTGCGTTTCGCGCTGAAACGGCCCGAGCCGAACCTGATCTTCAACCTGGCCATGATGAACATGGGCATCCCCAGCCCCAAGGCGTTCGACGCGGCAGGCACCGACTATGGTGTCATCCAGGCAGTGGGAACCGGTCCCTACAAGCTTGAGAGCTTCGTGGTCGGGCAGGAGACGGTGCTGGTCGCCAACGAGGACTATGCCTGGAGCAGCCCTCTGACCGAGAACAAGGTCGCACCGTACATCAAGCGCCTGACGGTTCGCGAGATCCCCGACGCGTCCACCGCCTTCCTCGAACTCAGGACGGGCGGGGTTGACATGTTGCTCGACGTGCCGACCGACTTCCTGCCGCAGTTTCGGTCCGAAGCCGATCTCGACATGCGCGACCTGCCCGGCTACGGCATCACCTTCGTCGCCATCAACACCCGGGCGGCTCCCTTCACCGACATCCGCGTGCGCCAGGCCATCGCGCTCGCCATCGACCAGGGCGCGATCCTCAAGAGCGTCTATGGCGGCGTCGGCAAGGAGGCACACCAGCTTTTGGTCAGCAGCCTTCCGGAATCGAAGGTCGATCCCGCCACGGAAATCCGCAACGACTCGACCCGGTCCGCAAAATTGCTTGACGAGGCCGGCTGGACGCTAGGCGCCGACAGCATCCGCAGCAAGGACGGCAAGCCGTTACAGGTCAAGCTGTGGGCCCGGGCCGACACCGAATATCGGCGCACCGCGGAGATCATCCAGGCACAGCTGAAGGCGGTCGGTATCGGCATCGAGATCACGGTCTTCGACGCCGGCACCTATCGCGACCAGTTCCGTAAGCCGGAGCGCGAACTCGTGCTGCAGCCCTATTCATGGACCAACGCCGACATTCTCGACTGGTTCTTCAGCGCCAAGCGGTTGGATTCATGGAACCTGTCGATGTGGGATGAGCCGAAGTCCGAGGAGCTGCACGACCTCGCCATGTATGGCTCGAAGACCTGGGACGAGCGGGTGGAGAACTTCCGCAAGTACCACGCCCACCTGCTCGCCAACTTCGTCGCTGCGCCCGTTCACGAACCGGCGCAGACAATGGCCTTCAACAAGACGCGCCTCATCGCGCCCGAGACGTTCCGGGCGCCCTATTCGATCGTTGACATCAGGCCCGCGCAGTAG